From one Papilio machaon chromosome 16, ilPapMach1.1, whole genome shotgun sequence genomic stretch:
- the LOC106716712 gene encoding uncharacterized protein LOC106716712, translating to MSPVLRSNPLYREEEEQEVVIIVDSLEEPAEPEPAGAPRVPRRAPSTSSGYGSGGGSAGRVSPTLPKIEYTPDLSRGADTERSPASDSDCEKSGSRASESASDDSPDCTLSRSLKDEIRACLGGCRWDKEVSELVAAAARGAGGVCAARARLHAALRALHELPALPPAPAHPATPYCGPGVRPGDVTMRPKHEMSLLVSTD from the exons ATGTCACCAGTACTTAG GTCTAATCCACTATACAGAGAGGAAGAGGAGCAGGAGGTAGTGATCATTGTGGACTCGCTGGAGGAGCCAGCGGAGCCGGAGCCCGCAGGTGCCCCCCGCGTGCCCCGCCGCGCACCCTCCACCTCTTCAG GGTACGGGAGCGGCGGCGGCAGTGCGGGGCGTGTGTCACCAACCTTACCAAAGATAGAGTACACGCCGGATCTGTCCCGCGGCGCGGATACGGAGCGCTCTCCTGCCTCAGATTCAGACTGCGAAAAGTCTGGCTCCCGCGCTTCTGAGTCCGCCTCAGATGACAGCCCCGACTGTACGCTGTCCAGGAGCCTCAAGGACGAAATAAGAGCGTGTTTGGGTGGATGCAG ATGGGACAAGGAAGTGAGCGAATTGGTTGCGGCGGCGGCACGAGGTGCGGGCGGCGTGTgcgcggcgcgggcgcggctGCATGCGGCCCTGCGCGCGCTGCACGAGCTCCCCGCACTCCCCCCGGCACCGGCGCACCCCGCCACGCCCTACTGCGGGCCCGGCGTGCGCCCCGGCGACGTCACCATGCGTCCCAAGCACGAAATGTCCCTATTGGTGAGTACTGACTAG